TACCCACTAATATATTTTGATAGAAAGGTATTGATGGTAAAATTACCTCGGGGTTAAATCCTTGTAAATATAATGTACTGCCTGTCTGTAATTGTTTGAAGACATTGCTGTATCTTAAAACTTTGTTTGAGGCTGATTTCTGTCCGCCTAAGTAACTTTTAACTAAAGTATATGTTCGTTCGTATTCTTCTCGTGATAATTCACTAAGTTGTAGTTTGTTCATAATGCCTCGTTATTAAGATATAGTATGCTTAATTTATTGTAAAACCCCGTTGCCTGAAAGATATAGCGTCGTGAAGCCTTTTTGCTTTTGTGCCTTCGTGGGCAGGGTAGCCTACCCCAGTTTCTCCCCGCACTCCCCGGCCTATTGCTCCAAAAACTCAATCACTTTCTTATTAAACACCTCCGTCTGCGAGATCGGCAGGTCGTGGCTGGCGTTGGGTATTATCTCCGTTCTTATCTGAGGCGCTACTGCATTCAAACGCTTCACGGCCTCGGCGGCGGGATATATCTTCTCGTGCTCGCCCACCAAAAACAAAGCCGGCGTCTTGATCTCCCGCAATTCCCCGTCGGTCAAAACGTCGGGAGGGACCAGCATCCTCATCTTATAGCATTTCAGGCTCATCGTGGCGTCGGTTATAAGCATGTCTGTTATCCGGCGGCTTTCTGCATCCTGCCGCTTGGCCAGGTCCTCGAACAGCCAGTTCACCAGGAACTTTCGCATGAAATAGGGATGAGGCAGGGCCGAGATGATCCCGCGCCAGGCCCATTCCCCGGGCAGTGCTATAATGGTGGAGGGAGGGGCGACCAGAACCAGTTTTCTCAGCCGTTCCGGGTGGCGCAGGGCGTAACGGCTGGAAAGCCAGCCCCCGAAGGAATAACCCATCAAATTGACGCTGTCGCCCAGGGCCAGGCCGG
The bacterium DNA segment above includes these coding regions:
- a CDS encoding alpha/beta hydrolase; protein product: MPAQTPPKKRSLLKTILLILAACLLLLIGSAALFVNSLFKDPDMSKLPAYYPFKSAQAREKYLEYYDQRARQWPVDSEERYVETSYGKTFVRVSGPPKAPALVLLPSANASSLIWFANVRELSEHFRVYAVDNIYDVGRSINAKPFKCADDFTGWMDELFTGLALGDSVNLMGYSFGGWLSSRYALRHPERLRKLVLVAPPSTIIALPGEWAWRGIISALPHPYFMRKFLVNWLFEDLAKRQDAESRRITDMLITDATMSLKCYKMRMLVPPDVLTDGELREIKTPALFLVGEHEKIYPAAEAVKRLNAVAPQIRTEIIPNASHDLPISQTEVFNKKVIEFLEQ